From a region of the Mercurialis annua linkage group LG1-X, ddMerAnnu1.2, whole genome shotgun sequence genome:
- the LOC126664982 gene encoding uncharacterized protein LOC126664982, whose product MQGVDLWSVFLRGWKHLIDKDGALLKREWSKDQVKENNMIRKTIATLISSISREKQGIIQNFTCAKQIWETLENYHESTTQVKAKKLQLLLGEYKGFKFLPHEDVTTIEEALDLSTLRMDELIENKKESNEEKILKLTKRVKELKCKSGNHRRVAPLQERVLNEDPKLHGMMTLNPTIEIIMMPTCV is encoded by the exons ATGCAAGGGGTAGATCTTTGGAGTGTATTTCTAAGGGGATGGAAACATCTCATTGATAAAGATGGAGCTCTTTTGAAGAGAGAATGGTCGAAAGATCAAGTAAAGGAGAATAACATGATTAGAAAGACCATTGCAACTCTTATCTCCTCAATCTCTAGAGAAAAACAAGGTATAATTCAAAATTTCACTTGTGCAAAGCAAATATGGGAAACTCTAGAGAACTATCATGAAAGTACTACTCAAGTCAAGGCAAAGAAGCTTCAGTTACTTCTTGGAGAATATAAAGGCTTCAAGTTCTTGCCTCATGAAGAT GTGACCACTATTGAAGAAGCTCTTGACTTATCCACCTTAAGAATGGATGAGTTGATTG AAAACAAGAAGGAAAGCAATGAGGAAAAAATCTTGAAGCTCACCAAAAGAGTGAAAGAGCTCAAATGCAAAAGTGGCAACCATAGGAGAGTAGCTCCTCTTCAAGAAAGAGTGCTAAATGAGGATCCAAAGCTTCATGGGATGATGACTCTCAATCCAACAATAGAAATCATTATGATGCCAACTTGTGTTTAA
- the LOC126665888 gene encoding momilactone A synthase-like has protein sequence MATERRLEGKVALITGAATAIGECIARTFRKQGAKVVIADIQDDLGQSVANDLGHDVAKFIHCDVTVESDVKRAVDAAVSIFGKLDIMVNNAAVADPRKPNITDNELADFEKVLSVNLVGPFLGTKHAARVMVPARQGSIITIGSVCSSIGGVASHAYTSTKHGTVGLAKNAAAELGRYGIRVNCLSPYFIETPLATKFFKMDEDGSRGGVYSNLKEVKLKQEDVADAAVYLASDESKYVSGHNLALDGGFTTINPSFGLFSRI, from the exons ATGGCAACCGAAAGAAG ATTAGAAGGCAAGGTGGCTCTAATCACTGGAGCAGCTACGGCCATAGGAGAGTGCATTGCACGGACCTTCCGTAAACAAGGAGCTAAAGTGGTAATCGCGGACATTCAAGACGACTTAGGTCAATCCGTAGCGAATGATCTCGGACACGACGTAGCCAAGTTCATACATTGTGACGTAACCGTAGAATCGGACGTCAAAAGAGCCGTAGACGCTGCCGTATCCATTTTCGGTAAGCTCGATATAATGGTGAATAACGCAGCCGTGGCTGATCCACGCAAACCTAACATCACCGACAATGAATTAGCTGATTTTGAAAAAGTGTTGAGCGTAAACTTGGTAGGACCTTTCCTAGGCACTAAACACGCTGCTCGAGTAATGGTTCCAGCTCGGCAGGGTAGCATTATTACGATCGGTAGTGTCTGTTCGAGCATCGGCGGCGTTGCTTCTCATGCATACACAAGTACGAAGCATGGAACTGTAGGTTTAGCAAAAAATGCTGCTGCTGAGCTCGGACGGTATGGAATTAGGGTTAACTGTTTGTCTCCTTATTTTATCGAAACTCCTTTAGCTACGAAATTCTTCAAGATGGATGAAGATGGAAGTCGCGGTGGTGTGTATTCCAATCTTAAAGAGGTGAAATTGAAGCAAGAAGATGTTGCAGATGCTGCAGTTTACTTGGCAAGTGATGAATCTAAGTATGTTAGTGGACATAATCTAGCATTAGATGGTGGCTTTACAACTATCAATCCATCTTTTGGCTTGTTTTCTAGAATTTAG
- the LOC130015620 gene encoding uncharacterized protein LOC130015620, which produces MEAKTGKMVSLNGTNYHIWRNKMKDLLFVTKLHLPVFSTNKPEGKTDEEWAFEHEQVCGYIRQFVEDNVYNHICNETHAQTLWKKLEELYASKTGNNKLFYLTKLIQIKYREGTSIADHLNAIQG; this is translated from the coding sequence ATGGAGGCAAAGACTGGCAAGATGGTCAGTTTAAATGGCACAAATTACCACATATGGAGAAACAAGATGAAGGATCTCCTATTTGTGACGAAACTGCATTTACCAGTGTTTTCAACGAATAAACCCGAAGGAAAAACGGATGAAGAATGGGCATTCGAGCATGAGCAGGTGTGTGGTTACATTCGACAGTTCGTCGAGGATAATGTGTACAACCACATTTGTAATGAGACTCATGCTCAGACATTATGGAAGAAGCTTGAGGAGCTGTACGCGTCGAAAACCGGCAACAACAAATTATTTTATCTGACAAAATTAATTCAGATAAAATATCGAGAAGGGACTTCTATAGCTGATCACTTGAATGCAATTCAAGGG